The genomic window ATGGTCTTGGGTTCGCGGTCGGAGGCGAGATAGAATGTGTCGTCCTTCTTGACGGTGATCATCAAGCGCCCGGTGGTATCTTCCGGAACCTTGGCATAGGCCGCGGCCGGAATCTCCACCTTGGGTTTCTCGTCCACGATCTGAGATGCCACGATAAAGAAAATCAGCAGCAGGAAGACCATGTCGATCATGGGCGACATATCCAGCTCTAGATCGTCGCCAATGTCTTTCTGTTCGAGTTTCATAGCTTTTGCCTAAATTCCGGTTTTGGAAAACTATTTGGATTCCATTTTCTTCAGCGTCTCGAGATCCATGAAGCTGACCGGCTCCTTGCCGGACTGCAGGGCATCGAAAAGGAAGCCAATGTTACGGCCGAGGGTGGCGAGGGTTTTCTGGAAGCCCTTCTTGAAGAAGAAGAAGAAGAACATGGCCGGAATGGCGATCACCAGGCCGGTCGCCGTTGTAATCAAGGCCTCACCAATGTTGGCGGCGAGCAGTTCCGGCTTACCCATGCCCTGCGCACCCATGGTGTGGAAGGCCTTGATCATGCCGGATACCGTACCGAGCAGACCCAACATCGGGGAGCTGGCGCCGATGATCGAAAGATAGTCGATCGGCTTCATGAGCTTGGACATCTGCTCGACCGAGGCTTCCTCCACCGACTCCTTCACTTTCTGGAAATCGATTTCCGCTTCACCATCGAGGCAACGCTCGAGGCCGGCGCCAAAGGTGTTGGCAAACATGGACGGATGCTCGCGGCAGTAGATGAGGGCCTTGAGGCATTCCTTATCGAGCATCATTTTCAGCAAGCCGGGCATTTGCTCGCTGTGCAGCAGCGTCTTGGGACGAAGCGAAATAAAGTTCTGGATGATGAGCGCGACCATGAAGAACGAGAATGCGCCGAGCGGGAACATGGCCCAGCCCCCCTGCTTCAACAGGCTCCACAGATCGGTTTTATCCGCCATCGAGGCCGCGGCGGCAGCTTCGGCATCACCTTGGGCAAAAGCAGCTCCGGCCGCCAAAAGCACAACTGCGGTTAAGATTGTTTTTTTCATGTTTGTTTCCTCCGGTTGGGTCAGTTTCAAGTGTTTGGTTTCTGGTTTAGATTATTCGGCTTTCTCCGCAGTCTCTTCCACTCCACCGAGTTGGGCGAAGAGCTTGGCGGCATCGCCCGCCGAGCTGCTGCCTGCGTAGATATTCTTAACCTGGCGGGCCGTGTTCACCGCGGAGTTCGTCATGGCCATGTCCAAGTAAAGATAGGCGCTGAGCAGCTCGGATTCCGGCATCCATTCAAGGTCGTTGCCGTGTGCCGCGATGATTTCGGTAACGGTCTGGATCGCCTGCTTGGGCTGACCCTGCGCCTGCATGATGCAGGCTTGCAGATAGAGCTTCGCCGCTTCGGAGCCGAGCTCGCCACGCAAGGTTTCGGCGGTTTCGAAATCCTTGTCGGCAACGGCGATGAGCGCCAGGTTGGCCTTGCCCTTCGCCGCGATATCGGAATCGGTGCTGGCTTGGAGGATAGTTGCGGCTTCCCGCACCTTGGCAAGGTCACCCAGTTTGCGGTAGCTCTCCATCAGCATGACGGCGACATCCTGCAGGTTGTTCTCGATCGACATATATTCCCCGCGCTCCCGCAGAAGCGGTTCGAGGGCGGCAACCACGGCGGCATAGTCGCCTTCGTTGTTGGCCTTGGCAATGTTTACGAGAATCGCCTTGAAAATCAGTTCGAGTTTTTCCGCTTTGCCGAGGTTGGGCGTACTGAAGAGCTCGGTAATCTCCTCGTCGGAGATGGTTTGCTGTTCGCGGTAGAAGTCGAACTCCTCCTTGTTCATGGAAAACGCGAGGCTCTTGATCTTGTCGGCAGGCACGGTCATTTCGTTCGATCCAGCCGCGAAGGTAAGGTTGCCATCCTTCAACCGCAGAAGATTCACGCGCGCCGTCTTGCCGTTGGAGGTCGTGAGCGTTGTCGGCGTACCCGGCGCGGGGGCGGCCTCCTCCGTCGCTTGCTGCGCCGACACGGTCGACGCGGCGCAACACAGGAGCATCGCGGAGCATAGGGCATGGAATTTCGAATTACGGACAGGATTGATCATTCGGAGTTCCTTGTTCGAAGTTGGGAGTGCAACGTTCATTATTCCCCCCCCTCGGTAGCGGCAGGTGCATCGGTGGTGGTTTCCGGTTCGGGCTCGGACTCGACCGAGATGGCAATATTGGTCACGCCGCCGGTTTCGACATAGGCGGCAATCTCGGCCACTTCGGTGGCGCCGAGCACTTCGCGGGCCTCCTCGGCCTGGGGCAGTTCGTTCACATAGCGGTCGAACAACATGGCACGGTAGGTGTTGCGGCGATCATTCTCGTAGCCGGCGCCGAGTTTCTCGAGAATCCGGGCACTGGCGAGATAGCCCTCGGCGGCCCAATAGCCGCCTGAATGGCCTTTGTATTGGAAGTAGGCGCGCTGGTAGAAGCCGAACGCCTTCTTGAGGTTGCCGGCCGCCTCCTCGACCTGCCCCAGCTGGAAGGTGGCCTGCGCCACCGGAGCACCGCGCCACGAGGGAACGTTGAGCAGGTTCATGTTGGCCGCACGGGCCCCCTCTTCGCCA from Pontiella desulfatans includes these protein-coding regions:
- a CDS encoding ExbD/TolR family protein, with amino-acid sequence MKLEQKDIGDDLELDMSPMIDMVFLLLIFFIVASQIVDEKPKVEIPAAAYAKVPEDTTGRLMITVKKDDTFYLASDREPKTIEQVKERIEQEINANPELRVLIRADGEVKYKTNEKVTIACAEVGAQDLIYSVFEE
- a CDS encoding MotA/TolQ/ExbB proton channel family protein; protein product: MKKTILTAVVLLAAGAAFAQGDAEAAAAASMADKTDLWSLLKQGGWAMFPLGAFSFFMVALIIQNFISLRPKTLLHSEQMPGLLKMMLDKECLKALIYCREHPSMFANTFGAGLERCLDGEAEIDFQKVKESVEEASVEQMSKLMKPIDYLSIIGASSPMLGLLGTVSGMIKAFHTMGAQGMGKPELLAANIGEALITTATGLVIAIPAMFFFFFFKKGFQKTLATLGRNIGFLFDALQSGKEPVSFMDLETLKKMESK
- a CDS encoding tetratricopeptide repeat protein codes for the protein MINPVRNSKFHALCSAMLLCCAASTVSAQQATEEAAPAPGTPTTLTTSNGKTARVNLLRLKDGNLTFAAGSNEMTVPADKIKSLAFSMNKEEFDFYREQQTISDEEITELFSTPNLGKAEKLELIFKAILVNIAKANNEGDYAAVVAALEPLLRERGEYMSIENNLQDVAVMLMESYRKLGDLAKVREAATILQASTDSDIAAKGKANLALIAVADKDFETAETLRGELGSEAAKLYLQACIMQAQGQPKQAIQTVTEIIAAHGNDLEWMPESELLSAYLYLDMAMTNSAVNTARQVKNIYAGSSSAGDAAKLFAQLGGVEETAEKAE